A stretch of Episyrphus balteatus chromosome 2, idEpiBalt1.1, whole genome shotgun sequence DNA encodes these proteins:
- the LOC129909782 gene encoding alpha-1,3/1,6-mannosyltransferase ALG2 has product MVRVLFLHPDLGIGGAERLVVDAALALHQKGHKVSFLTNHHDPTHCFDETRDGTLFVQSVGDWLPRKIFGRFYAFCAYFRMLYAAFYASLCLSRREKIDIIFCDQISIGIPILRLAKHNPKIVFYCHFPDQLLSAPEGYLKSVYRAPINYLEEYTTGLADSILVNSKFTLRIFRETFKRLDVIPDVLYPSLNTNFFDKMKIESKNKDSLDIPSDAFMYLSINRYERKKNHELALHSFKLLEKSLSRNDWQRCRLVIAGGYDLLCTENMVTYDELVDTVAKLELQNKVILLKSPSDIEKIALLQKTQCLLYTPENEHFGIVPLEGMYMSKPVIALNSGGPTETIVHNSTGILCEKDSQQFSKAMCSLFKDQQLCERMGEMGRKRVQQKFSFESFGNKIESIIRDLLDRKSKTN; this is encoded by the coding sequence ATGGtacgtgttttatttttacatccCGATCTGGGTATAGGAGGAGCTGAAAGGCTAGTCGTTGACGCAGCCTTAGCTCTTCACCAAAAAGGCCATAAAGTTAGTTTCCTTACCAATCACCATGACCCAACGCATTGCTTTGACGAAACTCGTGACGGAACTCTCTTCGTTCAATCTGTCGGCGACTGGCTACCCCGAAAGATATTCGGGCGTTTCTATGCATTTTGTGCGTATTTCCGCATGCTTTACGCTGCATTCTATGCCTCCTTGTGCTTGTCGCGCAGAGAAAAAATCGATATCATATTCTGTGACCAAATTTCAATTGGAATACCAATTCTAAGACTAGCCAAACACAATCCAAAAATTGTCTTCTATTGTCACTTTCCCGATCAATTGTTGAGTGCTCCCGAAGGATATCTTAAGTCAGTATATCGTGCTCCAATTAATTATTTAGAAGAATACACAACCGGTTTGGCTGACTCTATTTTGGTTAACAGCAAATTCACTCTGCGTATATTCCGCGAAACCTTTAAGCGATTAGATGTGATTCCAGATGTTCTTTATCCATCGCTTAATACAAATTTCTTTGACAAGATGAAGATTGAATCTAAAAATAAGGATTCCCTTGACATTCCATCGGATGCATTTATGTATTTGTCTATTAATCGTTATGAACGTAAGAAGAATCACGAATTAGCTTTGCATTCCTTCAAGCTGCTCGAGAAATCCCTCTCGCGCAACGACTGGCAAAGATGCCGTTTGGTAATTGCCGGTGGATATGATTTACTATGCACCGAAAACATGGTGACTTATGATGAACTTGTTGATACCGTGGCCAAATTGGAATTACAAAATAAGGTGATTTTACTTAAATCTCCATCGGACATTGAAAAGATTGCTTTGCTGCAAAAGACTCAATGCCTTCTGTATACACCGGAAAATGAACATTTCGGAATTGTACCACTCGAAGGAATGTACATGTCAAAGCCAGTTATAGCACTAAATAGTGGTGGACCAACAGAAACTATTGTACACAATTCAACAGGCATTTTATGTGAAAAGGATTCCCAACAATTCTCCAAAGCTATGTGCAGTCTTTTTAAGGATCAACAGCTTTGCGAACGAATGGGTGAAATGGGCCGCAAACGAGTTCAGCAGAAATTTTCCTTTGAATCTTTTGGCAATAAGATTGAGAGTATTATTAGAGATTTGCTTGATAGGAAATCAAAGacaaattaa
- the LOC129911486 gene encoding nucleolar protein dao-5, whose protein sequence is MSLVAYASSSGDESTDTEDNEPSPPSPTKKEPVLNGHISDEDEDIPVITEPSPFKSFLNLPAPKSVVDTDTIHSLFEKLPEPKTKIDVIEEEDDEFLRKKATPLETTPKPKVPPPSKNLVRITIPSLKDFDDVEAKKEKPTDVPIKQSGFSSLISILPTPKSEQSFVKPKPSENETPSKQPSKPMAFVPDAVKNRRPAHNTENVDRTVSTKKHGPKPKPKVSLVSVSDSEGSDNEGGDFFSLTNDDKLPEVSKDEIAAMVSKKAAEMAKSSSKFLAITQTNEPQLDEIPQEDLSAGSSKQTLDNEAIQALMGSQAKRLKMDDIQIIDIVPDQVQPNKDEWLRTALASATTYQPTGVLTDEEPAAGTRRKHQITYLAHKAKANEAELQAMWSANRQNRRQTQNKYGF, encoded by the coding sequence ATGTCCTTGGTTGCATATGCTTCAAGTAGTGGTGATGAAAGTACTGATACTGAAGATAACGAACCATCGCCACCATCACCTACTAAAAAAGAACCCGTGCTCAATGGTCACATTAGCGACGAAGATGAAGACATACCTGTTATAACCGAACCTTCTCCATTTAAATCTTTTCTAAATCTTCCAGCACCGAAATCTGTCGTAGATACTGATACCATTCACTCTCTCTTTGAAAAACTACCTGaacccaaaacaaaaatcgatGTAATTGAAGAGGAAGACGATGAATTTCTTCGCAAAAAAGCAACTCCTCTGGAAACTACTCCAAAACCAAAAGTTCCTCCGCCATCGAAGAATTTAGTTCGCATAACAATACCATCACTGAAAGACTTTGATGACGTGGAAGCAAAGAAAGAAAAGCCTACGGATGTGCCCATTAAACAGTCTGGGTTTTCTAGTCTCATCAGCATTCTTCCAACTCCCAAATCCGAACAGAGTTTTGTCAAACCAAAGCCATCTGAAAATGAGACTCCAAGTAAACAACCATCCAAGCCAATGGCATTTGTTCCCGATGCCGTAAAGAACCGTCGACCTGCTCACAACACGGAGAATGTTGATAGAACAGTGTCAACCAAAAAGCATGGCCCAAAGCCAAAGCCTAAAGTCTCTTTGGTGAGTGTGAGTGACAGCGAAGGTTCAGACAATGAAGGTGGTGATTTCTTCTCCCTCACCAATGACGACAAACTACCTGAAGTTAGCAAGGACGAGATTGCTGCCATGGTGTCTAAGAAAGCCGCTGAAATGGCAAAAAGTTCATCGAAATTCCTTGCCATTACTCAAACCAATGAACCGCAATTGGACGAAATACCCCAAGAAGATCTATCTGCTGGTAGTAGCAAACAGACGCTTGACAACGAGGCCATTCAAGCACTCATGGGCAGCCAAGCGAAACGTCTTAAAATGGATGATATTCAAATCATCGATATTGTCCCCGATCAAGTACAACCCAATAAAGACGAATGGCTACGAACTGCCCTGGCGTCAGCAACAACCTATCAACCCACCGGTGTGCTGACAGACGAAGAACCTGCCGCAGGCACTCGAAGGAAACATCAAATTACCTATTTGGCTCATAAGGCAAAGGCAAATGAAGCCGAATTGCAGGCAATGTGGTCTGCAAATCGTCAAAACAGAagacaaacacaaaacaaatatggTTTTTAA
- the LOC129911487 gene encoding transmembrane protein 60, whose translation MTLAHRALFTWFIILLFLILLCLRLDPRTHWNWFIVFIPLWLFDAILIIYVIIKIVTKWRNLKRLKELLVSYQWYIAGVLLKIASQVMICLKLEYQQLELSIFTTMIPIWILLPSTTIYVFVSMQQRIKAKR comes from the exons atgactCTGGCCCATCGGGCCCTATTCACCTGGTTTATCATATTACTTTTCCTTATTTTACTCTGCTTAAGACTTGACCCGCGTACCCATTGGAACTGGTTCATTGTATTCATACCACTTTGGCTATTCGATGCCATCCTCATCATTTACGTTATCATTAAAATCGTTACCAAATGGAGAAATCTGAAGCGCCTCAAGGAGTTACTAGTTTCATATCAATGGTATATTGCTGGTGTATTGTTAAAGATTGCTTCTCAAGTTATGATTTGCCTAAAACTTGAATACCAACAACTGGAACTCTCTATATTCACAACTATGATACCCATTTGGATTCTTCTTCCCTCAACTACGATTTATGTTTTTGTAAGCATGCAACAAA GAATAAAAGCGAAACGTTAA